One window of Deltaproteobacteria bacterium genomic DNA carries:
- a CDS encoding outer membrane protein transport protein encodes MKRVFCMMPVLLVAAFFSSHGLQAATLFQQVGVSSSPNPVGSGARAVGMGGAFIAIADDATAASWNPAGLIQLEKPEISIVGAYFNRREDFSSDVHPEISNKGKADDANINYFSATYPFQFHRNMVVSINYQRRYEFERGFDYNYDYSSLGVNLSQDKHFDQDGFVGALGLACAVEITPKLSLGATLNIWTDDLFWDNEWEETFTEHGVGTQGGNPVTIDTRYTDKYSDFSGVNANFGLLWNMNKYLTLGAVIKTPFDASIHHDYRFTQTSIFGPPVSTTVSNQQSTFEDVELRMPLSYGMGLAWRVSDALSFDLDVYRTHWSDYVLTDSQGNNFSPIDGRPESTSDVEDTMQVRIGGEYLFISQKTNMVVPVRAGFFYDPEPSHGDVKDFYGIAVGSGIAYKRFIFDVAYQLRWGRDMDTGNLIATSEADITQHLLLASVIIHF; translated from the coding sequence ATGAAAAGAGTGTTCTGCATGATGCCGGTTCTTCTTGTCGCAGCATTTTTCTCCAGTCACGGTCTCCAAGCTGCCACGCTCTTTCAACAGGTAGGCGTCTCTTCTTCTCCCAATCCAGTTGGCTCAGGGGCGAGAGCAGTGGGGATGGGCGGGGCATTCATAGCGATTGCCGATGATGCCACGGCGGCCTCATGGAATCCGGCCGGTCTGATTCAATTGGAAAAGCCGGAAATATCCATCGTTGGCGCCTATTTTAACAGGAGAGAGGATTTTTCTTCTGATGTTCACCCGGAGATCAGCAATAAAGGTAAGGCTGATGATGCCAACATAAACTATTTCAGTGCCACCTATCCCTTCCAATTTCACCGAAACATGGTGGTCTCTATCAACTATCAAAGGCGTTATGAGTTTGAACGCGGTTTTGACTATAACTACGATTATTCGTCTCTTGGTGTAAATCTGTCACAGGATAAACATTTCGACCAGGATGGTTTCGTCGGCGCCCTGGGTCTGGCCTGTGCCGTTGAGATCACCCCCAAGCTTTCTCTCGGGGCCACGCTGAACATCTGGACAGACGACCTGTTCTGGGACAATGAATGGGAAGAAACCTTTACGGAGCACGGGGTGGGCACGCAGGGAGGCAACCCTGTCACCATAGATACGCGTTATACGGATAAGTATTCAGATTTCAGCGGGGTGAATGCAAACTTCGGCCTCTTATGGAATATGAACAAATACCTGACACTCGGGGCTGTCATTAAAACGCCTTTTGATGCCTCCATTCACCACGATTACCGCTTCACGCAGACAAGCATATTTGGTCCACCTGTCAGCACCACTGTGTCAAACCAACAAAGCACTTTTGAAGACGTGGAACTTCGTATGCCTTTATCTTACGGGATGGGTCTGGCGTGGCGGGTGTCAGACGCCCTTTCTTTTGACTTGGATGTTTACAGAACCCATTGGAGCGACTACGTCTTGACGGATTCGCAAGGCAACAACTTCAGCCCTATTGATGGACGACCAGAGAGCACCTCTGATGTAGAGGATACCATGCAGGTCCGTATCGGCGGCGAATATCTTTTCATCAGTCAAAAAACGAATATGGTCGTTCCCGTCAGGGCAGGCTTCTTTTACGATCCGGAACCATCACATGGTGACGTGAAAGATTTTTATGGTATTGCCGTTGGATCAGGCATCGCATACAAGAGATTCATCTTTGATGTGGCATACCAGTTGAGATGGGGTCGCGATATGGACACAGGCAATTTGATTGCCACCTCAGAAGCTGACATCACGCAGCATCTTTTACTTGCTTCGGTTATTATTCATTTTTGA
- a CDS encoding sigma-70 family RNA polymerase sigma factor, producing the protein MNYSSAEDHRLLFKCLSGDRTASETLVRRFSELVYGSVQYTLMAKDVSFNRQDLEDLHNTVFLRLFEQGCKKLRQYQGKNGCSLASWIRVIAVRTVLDHLRKNGVDAMVWQKKRIPLEELPELKADDIEFKAQYEKAEQGRLLRVGVQRLPPRDRLFMKLHFDHGLSAAEVAEAMQLSIGNVYTIKHRVIQRLKSHVASAMNNSP; encoded by the coding sequence ATGAACTATTCATCTGCGGAAGACCATCGGCTTTTGTTCAAATGTTTATCAGGTGACAGGACGGCATCAGAAACCTTGGTTCGACGATTTTCGGAGTTGGTATACGGATCGGTTCAGTATACGCTGATGGCCAAGGACGTGTCTTTCAACCGACAGGATCTTGAGGATCTGCATAATACGGTATTTCTGAGACTCTTTGAACAGGGATGTAAAAAGCTCAGGCAATATCAGGGGAAAAACGGGTGCAGTCTCGCCTCGTGGATCAGGGTGATCGCAGTGCGAACCGTGCTGGATCATCTCAGGAAAAACGGTGTTGATGCCATGGTTTGGCAGAAAAAGCGCATACCCCTTGAAGAATTGCCTGAGCTAAAGGCGGATGACATTGAATTTAAGGCCCAATACGAGAAGGCGGAGCAGGGGCGTTTACTTCGAGTTGGCGTGCAGAGGCTTCCTCCTCGAGACCGATTATTCATGAAGCTCCATTTTGATCATGGACTCTCTGCGGCAGAAGTGGCTGAGGCCATGCAGCTTTCCATCGGAAATGTTTACACAATCAAACATCGGGTAATTCAGAGACTAAAATCGCATGTCGCCTCGGCTATGAATAACAGCCCTTAG
- a CDS encoding zf-HC2 domain-containing protein: protein MNMLCPDEERLVDYLEGRLSKEDSSQIEEHLSNCDTCLEGLVVTNGLVRGMVSWQFDPVPTRVTDRAVRLVASQRALSYDSLMEKLRRSIQGLSSGISELLRLKPWARWQLAPIRGSKMVASEDFVCLRVPFKETETEIEIEKTRASKAHIRVKVQEHNKKRRAAVRVTLKSAEREVASYLLDGTHVLFEDIPFGHYSITLAENGVELGTYLFEIKETRHGRK from the coding sequence ATGAACATGCTATGTCCTGATGAGGAAAGGCTTGTAGACTATCTCGAGGGCCGTCTTTCTAAGGAAGATAGCTCTCAGATCGAGGAACACCTATCGAACTGTGACACATGTTTGGAAGGGCTTGTGGTGACAAATGGCCTGGTGCGAGGAATGGTTTCGTGGCAGTTTGATCCGGTACCAACCAGGGTCACTGATCGTGCTGTGCGTTTGGTAGCCAGCCAGCGCGCCCTCTCATATGATTCCTTGATGGAAAAACTGAGACGATCTATTCAGGGCTTAAGCTCGGGTATCTCGGAACTTTTGCGGCTAAAGCCATGGGCAAGATGGCAGCTTGCACCCATTCGAGGCTCCAAGATGGTCGCATCGGAAGATTTTGTTTGTCTGAGAGTTCCCTTTAAAGAAACTGAGACAGAAATCGAAATTGAGAAAACTAGAGCCAGTAAGGCGCATATCCGTGTGAAAGTGCAAGAACATAACAAAAAAAGAAGGGCAGCGGTAAGGGTCACGTTAAAAAGCGCTGAAAGGGAGGTTGCCTCATATCTCTTGGATGGCACGCACGTACTGTTTGAAGACATCCCCTTTGGTCATTACAGCATCACTCTGGCCGAGAATGGTGTGGAGCTTGGAACTTATCTTTTTGAGATCAAGGAAACGCGCCATGGCAGAAAATAA
- a CDS encoding CHAT domain-containing protein has product MAENKITKGQSASSNLEEIFQERERLEQILEQKFRKEVTILFTDICSYTDYIDNRGDINGRALLLKHNRIVLPLVKEHEGKIVEIIGDAVMASFSSPSAAVEASMAIQKCLYEHNVKTEAADRIHVKIGINIGETLVDEAAAYQGFTGDVANVAARIQSQAGPEQILISKAVYEQVCGSEDFFCRFHGTIQAKGKAQPLEVYRVVWQDEDVVLDSEPKLRTHEVAAEKIGKQPLRVFELEIARDGNRLKLSAHEEIPGEESTIRHYDEIPVSMEMIQRKCHEMVETLNKANRKGRVSREAMLKLREIGQVLHDELFSLSVKEKLRKTKAEFLSLKIDDQLVHVPWELLSDGRQFLCQRFNMGRLVKTRQPILGVRSRVLGRPLRMLILADPEGDLKGAYAEGIQIRDYVDRNKDLINAFLRSGNTTPDSMKEKIRNFDFVHFAGHADYNPQNTAASGWRLTGGNLTAQDITKMAGTATMPALIFSNACQSARTEEWTLKVYFEDEIFGLANAFLLAGVKHYLGTFWEISDEPSSRFAIEFYENLLSGMTIGEATRRSRQALIKEYGEETIVWASYVLYGDPTSNYKDQIEASEARKESEPARISSSDGGVRTREEVIDFADTEAPKRSRIWWSVAASIVFLVAVMLWGYPGFLREGTIKYERAALAYYDEGNFKEALNACNLLEEKNAEISLSYLIRGNIFLAKGELDVAEAAYQKAIQGTKGTDVQKAHALVGLGRLASLRKQPDDALRYYQQATEIAPQSRPGYLSQALLLEDRGDYDKALDLFGKAQALAPQDQTLRAITNETRKKAILAKDQKKQERIDRIVKELLEGMKSPSRILPSDGWTSPPLTMWVMDLKVQGYSLQEGQERLLVSGITDQMLQRGRARLVERALLDKLVEELKLGTSKLIDRRSALSLGKVLAARLILSGQMVYSGPQVQVSMRLIETETGQIAAAVNESFGSAVPASVLAERLSKNLLEKLEQLYPLRGKVSEVKGEEISLNIGQMVGVKSGQRFRAVDEDVTLEVTSIQQDTSLAKIVKGKDRLQKSLRVEAI; this is encoded by the coding sequence ATGGCAGAAAATAAGATCACAAAAGGACAATCTGCATCGAGTAATCTTGAAGAAATATTTCAAGAGCGGGAACGTCTCGAGCAGATACTTGAACAAAAATTTAGAAAGGAAGTAACCATCCTTTTTACTGATATATGCAGCTATACTGACTATATAGATAATAGGGGGGATATCAACGGACGGGCCTTGCTCCTCAAGCACAATCGTATTGTGTTGCCCCTGGTAAAAGAACACGAGGGTAAGATCGTGGAGATCATTGGAGATGCGGTCATGGCGTCTTTTTCGTCTCCTTCGGCCGCGGTCGAGGCCTCCATGGCCATCCAGAAGTGCCTGTATGAGCATAACGTCAAGACAGAGGCCGCCGACAGAATTCATGTTAAGATCGGCATCAACATAGGAGAAACCCTGGTGGATGAGGCTGCTGCCTATCAAGGCTTTACCGGTGATGTGGCCAATGTAGCAGCACGCATCCAATCTCAGGCCGGCCCTGAGCAAATTCTGATATCCAAAGCAGTATACGAGCAAGTTTGCGGGAGCGAGGACTTTTTTTGCAGGTTCCATGGAACAATCCAGGCAAAGGGAAAGGCCCAGCCGCTAGAGGTTTATAGGGTAGTCTGGCAAGACGAGGATGTTGTCCTGGACAGCGAACCAAAGCTGCGGACCCATGAAGTCGCGGCCGAGAAAATAGGCAAGCAACCCTTAAGGGTATTTGAGCTTGAGATCGCCCGAGATGGGAATCGGTTGAAACTCAGCGCTCATGAGGAGATACCGGGTGAGGAGAGCACTATACGGCATTACGACGAGATACCGGTCTCAATGGAGATGATTCAAAGAAAGTGCCACGAGATGGTAGAGACTTTGAATAAAGCCAACCGCAAAGGCCGTGTAAGCCGCGAGGCCATGCTAAAGCTCAGAGAAATCGGACAAGTGCTTCACGACGAGTTATTCTCACTGAGTGTCAAAGAAAAGCTGAGGAAGACTAAGGCTGAATTCCTGAGTTTAAAGATTGATGATCAACTAGTTCACGTTCCATGGGAATTGCTCAGCGATGGCCGACAATTTCTCTGCCAACGTTTCAACATGGGCAGATTGGTCAAGACCCGGCAACCCATACTGGGTGTACGGTCTCGCGTGTTGGGCCGACCCCTGAGGATGTTGATATTGGCCGACCCTGAAGGCGATTTAAAAGGCGCCTATGCAGAGGGGATTCAGATACGTGATTATGTGGACAGAAATAAGGATTTGATCAATGCATTCCTTCGTTCAGGCAACACCACCCCTGATTCTATGAAGGAGAAGATAAGAAATTTTGACTTCGTCCATTTTGCCGGTCATGCTGATTACAATCCACAAAATACAGCAGCGAGCGGGTGGCGATTGACAGGTGGGAACCTAACGGCCCAGGACATTACAAAAATGGCCGGCACAGCCACAATGCCTGCACTTATCTTTTCAAATGCGTGTCAGTCGGCCCGCACGGAGGAGTGGACACTAAAGGTGTACTTTGAAGATGAGATTTTTGGCTTGGCCAATGCCTTTCTTTTAGCCGGCGTAAAACATTATTTGGGGACCTTCTGGGAGATATCAGATGAACCGAGCAGCCGATTTGCCATAGAGTTTTACGAGAACCTGCTTTCTGGTATGACCATTGGCGAAGCCACACGACGGTCCCGACAGGCTTTGATCAAAGAATACGGCGAAGAGACCATAGTGTGGGCAAGCTATGTCCTGTACGGGGACCCCACTTCCAACTATAAGGACCAAATAGAAGCGAGTGAGGCACGGAAGGAATCTGAGCCTGCCCGTATTTCGAGTTCAGATGGAGGGGTCAGGACACGAGAAGAAGTCATTGATTTTGCTGACACGGAAGCTCCAAAAAGGAGCCGGATATGGTGGTCTGTGGCCGCCAGCATTGTTTTTCTGGTAGCTGTCATGCTGTGGGGGTATCCAGGATTCTTACGGGAGGGAACGATAAAGTACGAGAGGGCAGCCCTGGCCTATTATGATGAGGGCAATTTCAAGGAAGCATTGAATGCCTGCAATCTCCTTGAGGAAAAGAATGCGGAGATTTCTTTGTCCTATCTTATTCGGGGAAATATTTTTTTGGCAAAAGGTGAATTGGATGTAGCCGAAGCGGCTTATCAAAAGGCGATCCAAGGCACAAAAGGGACAGATGTGCAAAAAGCTCATGCCCTTGTTGGCTTGGGCCGCCTGGCATCCCTTCGAAAACAGCCGGATGACGCTCTGAGATATTATCAGCAAGCTACTGAGATAGCTCCACAGAGCAGACCGGGATATTTGTCTCAAGCTCTTTTGCTTGAGGACCGGGGAGATTATGATAAGGCCCTGGACCTTTTTGGGAAGGCCCAAGCACTTGCACCGCAAGACCAGACGCTCAGGGCCATCACTAACGAGACTCGGAAAAAGGCAATACTTGCCAAGGATCAGAAGAAGCAGGAGCGCATTGATCGTATCGTTAAGGAATTGCTCGAAGGTATGAAGTCGCCTTCCAGAATACTCCCCAGTGATGGCTGGACGTCTCCTCCTCTGACTATGTGGGTGATGGATTTGAAGGTGCAAGGATACTCTTTGCAGGAAGGGCAAGAACGCCTCCTTGTCTCCGGCATTACGGATCAAATGCTTCAGCGCGGCCGCGCTCGGTTAGTGGAGCGGGCACTCTTAGACAAACTGGTCGAGGAGTTGAAGTTGGGAACATCTAAGCTGATTGATCGAAGGAGCGCATTGTCCCTGGGTAAGGTCCTGGCCGCAAGGCTAATTCTGTCGGGCCAAATGGTCTATTCCGGTCCACAAGTACAGGTCTCTATGCGCTTGATCGAAACCGAAACCGGGCAGATCGCCGCAGCCGTAAACGAATCATTTGGAAGTGCGGTTCCAGCTTCAGTGCTGGCAGAGAGATTGTCTAAGAATCTTTTGGAAAAACTGGAACAGCTTTATCCTTTACGAGGTAAAGTCTCGGAAGTTAAAGGTGAAGAGATTAGTCTCAATATAGGACAAATGGTTGGTGTGAAGAGCGGGCAACGATTCAGGGCGGTAGATGAAGACGTTACGTTGGAAGTCACCTCCATTCAGCAAGACACGAGCCTTGCCAAAATCGTAAAAGGGAAAGACCGTCTGCAAAAGAGCCTGCGTGTTGAGGCAATATAA